One segment of Proteus appendicitidis DNA contains the following:
- a CDS encoding cation acetate symporter, with amino-acid sequence MRKLLYAISLFFLSSTVAYAAAITEGGEKQPMNIQAIIMFLIFVGLTLYITYWASKRTRSRSDYYTAGGKITGFQNGMAIAGDFMSAASFLGISALVYTSGYDGLIYSIGFLIGWPIILFIIAERLRNLGRYTFADVVSYRLSPKPVRTLSAIGSLVVVALYLIAQMVGAGKLIELLFGLNYHIAVVLVGILMVLYVLFGGMLATTWVQIIKAILLLAGASFMAVMVMKAVDFNFNTLFKEAVSVHSKGFSIMSPGGLVSDPISALSLGLALMFGTAGLPHIIMRFFTVSDAKEARKSVFYATGFIGYFYILTFIIGFGAILLVSPNPVFKDAAGALIGGTNMAAVHLADAVGGNFFLGFISAVAFATILAVVAGLTLAGASAVSHDLYANVIKNGHADERQELKVSKITVVILGIVAIGLGILFEKQNIAFMVGLAFSIAASCNFPIILLSMYWKGLTTRGAVAGGWSGLLVAVTLMILGPTIWVSILGHEKPIYPYEYPALFSIIIAFVVSWLFSVTDKSSLGEQEKAKFQVQFIRSQIGLGIEQGKQH; translated from the coding sequence ATGAGAAAATTACTCTATGCAATAAGCTTATTTTTCCTCTCCTCAACGGTTGCTTACGCTGCTGCAATAACAGAAGGAGGTGAGAAACAACCGATGAATATTCAGGCCATCATCATGTTCCTAATATTCGTAGGATTAACGCTTTACATCACTTATTGGGCTTCTAAACGTACCCGCTCTCGTTCTGATTACTATACAGCCGGAGGAAAAATTACTGGCTTCCAAAACGGAATGGCAATCGCTGGTGATTTTATGTCTGCCGCATCCTTTTTAGGGATCTCCGCGCTGGTTTATACCTCGGGTTATGATGGGCTTATCTATTCAATTGGATTTCTGATTGGTTGGCCTATCATTCTTTTTATCATTGCTGAACGCTTACGTAATTTAGGGCGCTATACCTTTGCTGATGTTGTCTCCTATCGCTTAAGCCCTAAACCTGTGAGAACACTCTCCGCGATTGGATCACTGGTTGTTGTTGCTCTATATCTGATTGCACAAATGGTAGGTGCCGGTAAATTAATCGAACTCCTTTTCGGCTTAAACTACCATATTGCCGTTGTACTCGTCGGCATTCTAATGGTGCTATATGTGTTATTTGGAGGCATGTTAGCGACTACTTGGGTTCAAATCATTAAAGCTATTTTATTACTTGCAGGTGCAAGTTTTATGGCTGTTATGGTTATGAAAGCCGTCGATTTTAATTTCAATACTTTATTTAAAGAAGCCGTTAGTGTTCACTCAAAAGGGTTCTCTATCATGAGTCCTGGTGGATTGGTTTCTGATCCTATATCTGCGCTCTCTTTAGGTCTTGCTTTGATGTTTGGTACAGCGGGGCTTCCTCATATCATCATGCGCTTCTTTACTGTTAGCGATGCAAAAGAAGCCCGTAAGAGTGTTTTCTATGCAACAGGTTTTATCGGTTATTTTTATATTCTTACTTTTATCATTGGTTTCGGCGCTATCTTACTCGTTAGCCCTAATCCTGTGTTCAAAGATGCCGCTGGCGCTTTGATTGGTGGAACCAATATGGCGGCGGTTCACTTAGCGGATGCTGTTGGTGGTAATTTCTTCTTAGGCTTCATTTCAGCCGTTGCCTTCGCTACTATTTTAGCCGTTGTTGCCGGGCTAACTTTAGCAGGTGCATCTGCGGTATCGCATGATCTCTACGCTAATGTAATTAAAAATGGTCACGCAGATGAAAGACAAGAGCTAAAAGTATCCAAAATTACTGTGGTTATCTTAGGTATTGTCGCTATTGGTTTAGGTATTTTATTTGAAAAGCAAAATATTGCCTTTATGGTGGGGCTTGCTTTCTCAATTGCCGCAAGCTGTAACTTCCCAATCATATTGTTATCTATGTATTGGAAAGGGCTAACAACACGAGGCGCGGTCGCGGGAGGATGGTCTGGTCTATTAGTTGCTGTCACGTTGATGATCTTGGGGCCAACAATTTGGGTAAGTATTTTAGGTCATGAGAAGCCGATCTATCCTTATGAATACCCAGCATTATTCTCAATAATCATTGCTTTTGTTGTCTCATGGCTTTTCTCGGTTACAGATAAATCATCTTTAGGTGAACAAGAAAAAGCAAAATTCCAAGTACAGTTTATTCGTTCTCAAATTGGCTTAGGCATTGAACAAGGTAAACAGCACTAA
- the mdtD gene encoding multidrug transporter subunit MdtD produces the protein MLKSAKNMSGLPWIAAMAFFMQALDATILNTALPDIAKSLNHSPLAMQSAVISYTLTVALLIPVSGWLADRFGTRKIFIIAVSLFSGGSLLCALSPNLTFLVISRIIQGIGGAMMMPVARLALLRAYPRSELLPILNFVTMPGLVGPIAGPLLGGVLVTYASWHWIFIINIPIGLLGIFYAIKHMPNFTMPKRKFDLLGFIFFGFGLVMLSVSLDLFGDKNISRYIPIAIILGGFFLLGLYVNHARRHQQPLIPLNIFKTRTFSVGIAGNIATRLGTGCIPFLMPLMLQVGFGYPAIISGMMMAPMALGSILAKSFVTKILVKFSYRRTLFAITIIIGLMIAQFSLQSPEMSIYYLVIPLFLLGVVMSIQFTSMNTISLADLTDNNASSGNSVLAVTQQLAISFGIAVSASILGYFDTENVGTTVDNFHYTFITVGIITLLSSFVFLLLDKHDGDNLTNKKKKA, from the coding sequence ATGTTGAAATCCGCCAAAAATATGTCTGGGTTGCCTTGGATTGCTGCAATGGCTTTTTTTATGCAGGCTCTCGATGCAACCATTCTTAATACGGCATTACCAGACATAGCAAAAAGCCTTAATCATTCTCCTCTTGCCATGCAATCGGCTGTTATCAGCTATACCTTAACTGTTGCCTTATTAATTCCCGTCAGTGGATGGCTAGCTGATAGATTTGGAACGCGTAAAATTTTTATTATTGCGGTTTCTTTATTCTCAGGTGGCTCTTTATTATGTGCACTTTCTCCTAACCTTACTTTTCTTGTTATTTCACGGATTATACAAGGTATAGGTGGCGCAATGATGATGCCGGTTGCACGCCTTGCTTTATTAAGAGCTTATCCGCGCAGCGAATTATTACCCATTCTTAATTTTGTCACTATGCCCGGATTAGTCGGCCCCATAGCAGGACCTCTTTTAGGTGGGGTATTGGTTACTTATGCCTCTTGGCATTGGATATTTATTATAAATATTCCTATTGGTCTATTAGGTATTTTCTATGCCATAAAACATATGCCTAATTTCACTATGCCAAAACGTAAATTTGATTTGCTTGGCTTTATTTTCTTTGGTTTTGGCTTAGTCATGCTTTCTGTCAGCCTTGATCTTTTTGGTGATAAAAATATCTCTCGATATATTCCTATTGCCATTATTTTAGGTGGCTTTTTTTTACTGGGGTTATACGTCAATCATGCAAGACGCCACCAGCAACCACTTATCCCTCTTAATATATTTAAAACACGAACTTTCTCTGTCGGTATTGCGGGAAATATTGCAACAAGATTAGGTACTGGCTGTATTCCTTTCTTAATGCCGCTCATGTTACAGGTTGGGTTTGGTTATCCTGCTATTATTTCAGGAATGATGATGGCACCAATGGCATTAGGTTCTATTTTAGCAAAATCATTTGTTACTAAGATCTTAGTGAAATTTAGTTATCGCCGAACGCTCTTTGCTATCACGATTATTATTGGTTTGATGATCGCCCAGTTCTCTCTTCAATCGCCAGAAATGTCTATTTATTATCTTGTTATCCCACTCTTTTTATTAGGCGTGGTGATGTCGATACAATTTACGTCGATGAATACAATTTCATTGGCTGATTTAACAGATAATAATGCGAGTTCAGGAAATAGTGTTTTAGCGGTTACCCAACAACTCGCTATTAGTTTTGGTATTGCGGTGAGTGCATCTATTTTAGGGTATTTTGATACTGAAAATGTGGGCACTACAGTTGATAACTTTCATTATACTTTTATTACTGTTGGTATCATTACATTGCTTTCTTCCTTTGTATTTTTACTCCTTGATAAACATGATGGTGATAATCTTACTAATAAAAAGAAAAAAGCCTGA
- a CDS encoding FadR/GntR family transcriptional regulator, with the protein MQFSEQRSASQKNLSYIVAEKLGKQILSGHYEPESLLPGEIELAELLSVSRTVIREAIKMLAAKGMLLPRPRIGTRVTPMQNWNLLDNDLLNWWIDSGEFNKVSHYFHHVRLAIEPQACYLAAFNATESQKQSLALFGREMQLLDENFDRQHWLDIDTQFHYLIYQASGNPFFASFGSLFLSAYKKYFDLIVGNETVQPETHNQIVQAIIDKDGIKARDLCLILLTSD; encoded by the coding sequence ATGCAATTTAGCGAACAACGTTCAGCTTCTCAAAAAAATCTTTCTTATATAGTTGCTGAAAAATTAGGTAAACAAATTCTTTCTGGTCACTATGAACCTGAATCTTTGTTACCAGGAGAAATAGAATTAGCAGAATTACTCTCCGTCAGCAGGACTGTTATTCGAGAAGCAATAAAAATGCTTGCAGCTAAAGGAATGCTTTTACCTCGTCCAAGAATAGGTACTCGTGTTACTCCAATGCAAAATTGGAATCTATTAGATAATGATCTTCTTAATTGGTGGATAGACAGTGGTGAATTTAATAAGGTCAGCCATTATTTCCATCACGTTCGTTTAGCAATAGAACCTCAAGCATGTTATTTAGCCGCATTTAATGCAACTGAAAGCCAAAAACAGTCTCTTGCTTTATTTGGTAGAGAAATGCAGTTGCTTGATGAGAATTTTGATAGACAACATTGGTTAGATATCGATACTCAATTTCACTATCTTATTTATCAAGCAAGTGGTAATCCATTCTTTGCCTCTTTCGGCTCATTATTTCTTTCTGCTTATAAAAAGTATTTCGATCTTATTGTGGGTAATGAAACCGTTCAGCCAGAAACGCATAACCAAATTGTGCAAGCTATTATTGATAAAGATGGAATTAAGGCGCGTGACCTCTGTTTAATCTTATTAACGAGTGATTGA
- a CDS encoding DUF485 domain-containing protein — protein MNANIYQEIENNPRFKELVNKRSRFSWTLSIITLVMYVSFILLIAFYPQWLGTPLYEGSYITRGIPIGMGLIIASFLLTGIYVIKANTEFDKLTAEIIEEVEK, from the coding sequence ATGAATGCCAATATTTATCAAGAGATAGAAAACAACCCTCGCTTTAAAGAACTGGTTAATAAACGTAGTCGTTTTTCATGGACACTTTCAATTATTACGCTTGTTATGTACGTCTCATTTATCTTACTTATTGCGTTCTATCCACAATGGTTAGGTACACCATTATATGAGGGAAGTTACATTACACGAGGTATTCCTATTGGTATGGGTTTAATCATCGCCTCATTTTTATTAACGGGTATTTACGTTATTAAAGCCAATACCGAGTTTGACAAACTTACCGCTGAAATTATTGAAGAGGTAGAAAAATGA
- a CDS encoding phosphoethanolamine transferase, giving the protein MSQLTHYALLFFLSMAPAVLGASTLHIEQKIYIVLIGWLLILICSGIYRSIFGKIITFITSALWSLNLSISLFFYREHDIAFSSSIAETFINTNGSETVGMLSYNKYYVLFYVCAFVIYYFCIHKAAQVSDLKTTKKSVIAFVILIAIIPIYKSLALRNDNSSKLLTEYALLNTPFYNAAALVRTFHENRQIRKIASQKVEFQYNKNNDNTEIYILILGESVRRDHLGIYGYPHDTTPNLMKEKSNLILFNQVYSPAPVTILSVPISLSNIGLEQLQNKNHYADNIVSLANHAGFKTYWLSNQGEGNQKTSVISVIANMAQNKKWNEFIGYDEELLPYLDKALNEPSTQKKLIILHTYGSHEPACNRFPSQYLKKFTQEDDDNCYDSSIAYTDKLINDIIERVKDKPASILYFADHALQRLDKNKEVRYHHGVNTPRKEAYDIPLFIWYSPSSIKPIINNEALNKPYSTVNNYWLLSSWLGIEHNSHQKCHSPLNECYQPKSSITVIDGNKNLLNYDLLRSEEQEPQ; this is encoded by the coding sequence ATGTCTCAATTAACTCATTACGCACTTTTATTTTTCTTATCAATGGCACCTGCAGTATTGGGGGCGTCAACACTGCATATAGAACAAAAAATCTATATTGTCCTTATTGGTTGGCTACTTATACTAATATGTAGTGGCATTTATCGTTCTATTTTTGGAAAAATAATAACCTTTATTACTAGTGCGCTATGGTCTTTAAACCTTTCTATTTCTCTATTTTTCTATCGTGAACACGATATTGCCTTTTCATCATCCATTGCTGAAACTTTTATTAATACCAACGGCAGCGAAACTGTCGGTATGCTCTCTTATAATAAGTACTATGTCTTATTTTATGTATGTGCTTTTGTCATTTACTATTTTTGCATCCATAAAGCCGCTCAAGTATCTGATCTAAAAACGACAAAAAAAAGTGTGATTGCTTTTGTTATCTTAATAGCCATTATTCCAATTTATAAAAGCTTAGCATTAAGAAACGATAACAGCAGTAAATTACTGACAGAATATGCACTTCTCAATACACCTTTTTATAATGCAGCGGCACTTGTTCGAACCTTCCATGAAAATCGCCAAATTAGAAAAATTGCCTCGCAAAAAGTTGAATTTCAATATAATAAAAATAATGATAATACAGAAATTTATATCCTTATTCTTGGAGAGTCCGTTCGCAGAGATCATCTAGGAATTTATGGCTATCCGCACGATACAACACCTAATCTAATGAAAGAAAAGAGTAACCTTATTTTATTCAATCAAGTTTATTCTCCGGCACCAGTAACCATTCTTTCTGTACCAATTTCACTCTCAAATATAGGGTTAGAACAGTTACAAAATAAAAATCATTATGCGGATAATATTGTTTCTCTTGCCAATCATGCTGGGTTTAAAACATATTGGTTAAGTAATCAAGGTGAAGGTAATCAGAAAACCAGTGTTATTTCTGTCATTGCTAATATGGCTCAAAATAAAAAGTGGAATGAATTTATCGGTTACGATGAAGAGCTACTTCCTTATTTAGATAAGGCGCTTAATGAGCCATCTACGCAGAAAAAATTAATCATCTTACATACGTATGGTAGCCATGAGCCGGCCTGTAATCGATTTCCAAGTCAGTATTTAAAGAAATTTACCCAAGAAGATGATGATAACTGTTATGACAGCTCTATCGCTTATACAGATAAGTTAATTAATGACATCATCGAGAGAGTTAAAGATAAGCCAGCTTCTATTCTCTACTTTGCTGATCACGCTTTACAACGTCTCGATAAAAATAAAGAAGTTCGTTATCATCATGGTGTAAATACGCCACGAAAAGAAGCTTATGATATACCATTGTTTATTTGGTATAGCCCATCGTCTATTAAACCGATTATCAATAATGAAGCGTTAAATAAACCTTATTCAACGGTAAATAACTATTGGCTACTAAGTAGTTGGCTTGGAATAGAGCATAACTCTCACCAAAAGTGTCACTCACCATTAAATGAGTGCTATCAACCTAAATCATCAATCACAGTTATTGATGGCAATAAAAATCTCTTAAACTATGATTTATTGCGCTCAGAAGAGCAGGAGCCTCAATAG